The following are encoded together in the Glycine max cultivar Williams 82 chromosome 8, Glycine_max_v4.0, whole genome shotgun sequence genome:
- the NRAMP5B gene encoding metal transporter Nramp6 isoform X2 produces MTVTGSSSGQPQFIASTGGSRSFSNAPLIENSDTDQIVVPDRTSWKNLFAYIGPGFLVSIAYIDPGNFETDLQSGAQYKYELLWIILVASCAALLIQTMAANLGVVTGMHLAEHCRAEYSRVPNFILWVIAEIAVVACDIPEVIGTAFALNMLFNIPVWIGVLLTGSSTLILLALQQYGIRKLEFFIAFLVFTIAGCFMAELGYAKPVAKEVVTGLFVPKLQGHGATGLAISLLGAMVMPHNLFLHSALVLSRKIPRSVRGIKEACRFYMIESAFALTVAFLINISVISVSGAVCNSSNLSAGDQNSCQDLDLNKASFLLRNVLGKWSSKLFAIALLASGQSSTITGTYAGQYVMQGFLDLRLKSWIRNLLTRCLAIVPSLIVALIGGSAGAGELIIIASMILSFELPFALIPLLKFTSSKIKMGEHVNSITISAITWIIGSLIMGINIYYLLTSFVKLLLHVHLKIVTKVFLGILGFSGVTLYMGGIAYLVFRKNKKTTHFLAFRTSEEQQVANEQGDISMYNLPREDIVSMQLPQNSRSPTDIDREIS; encoded by the exons ATGACTGTGACAGGTTCATCTTCTGGGCAGCCTCAATTCATTGCCAGCACCGGTGGTAGCCGGAGCTTCTCAAATGCGCCCTTGATTGAAAACTCAGATACTGATCAAATTGTTGTGCCTGAT AGAACAAGCTGGAAAAACTTATTTGCATACATTGGGCCTGGATTTCTTGTTTCCATTGCATATATCGACCCAGGAAACT TTGAGACAGATCTTCAATCAGGGGCACAATATAAATATGAG TTACTTTGGATCATATTGGTGGCGTCATGTGCTGCACTTCTAATTCAAACAATGGCAGCTAATCTTGGGGTTGTCACTG GAATGCACCTAGCAGAGCATTGTAGAGCTGAATATTCTCGGGTGCCTAACTTTATCCTTTGGGTGATTGCTGAAATTGCCGTAGTGGCCTGTGACATTCCTGAAG TAATTGGGACAGCCTTTGCATTGAACATGCTCTTCAACATACCAGTTTGGATTGGTGTTCTTCTGACAGGATCCAGTACATTGATCCTCTTAGCATTACAGCAATATGGG ATTAGGAAACTTGAATTCTTCATTGCATTTCTAGTATTCACAATTGCTGGTTGCTTTATGGCTGAGCTTGGATATGCAAAGCCGGTGGCCAAAGAAGTTGTGACGGGTCTTTTTGTTCCAAAACTTCAGGGGCATGGTGCCACTGGTCTTGCAATTTCACTCCTTGGGGCAATGGTTATGCC CCACAATCTCTTCCTCCACTCAGCGCTGGTGCTTTCCAGGAAAATACCGCGATCAGTTCGTGGAATCAAA gaggCTTGCAGATTTTATATGATAGAAAGTGCCTTTGCTCTTACGGTGGCCTTTCTCATAAATATTTCCGTTATTTCTGTAAGTGGTGCAGTTTGCAATTCTTCAAATTTAAGTGCTGGAGATCAGAATAGCTGTCAGGATTTGGATTTGAACAAGGCCTCCTTTTTATTAAGA AATGTCTTGGGCAAATGGAGTTCAAAACTATTTGCAATTGCTTTACTTGCCTCAGGTCAAAGTTCTACTATAACAGGAACATATGCAGGGCAATATGTCATGCAG GGATTTCTTGATTTGCGACTAAAGTCATGGATTCGGAATCTGCTAACTCGTTGCTTAGCCATTGTTCCTAGTTTGATTGTTGCACTCATTGGTGGCTCTGCTGGAGCTGGGGAGCTCATCATAATTGCATCG ATGATCCTATcatttgagcttccttttgctTTGATTCCACTCCTCAAGTTCACTAGCAGCAAAATCAAGATGGGAGAACATGTCAACTCAATCAcg ATCTCGGCTATTACTTGGATCATTGGTTCCCTCATCATGGGCataaatatatactatttaTTGACTAGCTTTGTCAAATTGCTTCTGCACGTCCACTTAAAAATTGTTACTAAGGTGTTTCTTGGAATATTGGGATTTTCGGGTGTGACATTATATATGGGAGGCATTGCATATCTAGTGTTtcgcaaaaataaaaaaactacacACTTTCTGGCATTTAGAACATCGGAAGAACAGCAAGTGGCAAATGAACAAGGTGATATATCAATGTATAATCTGCCAAGAGAAGACATAGTAAGCATGCAATTGCCTCAAAATAGTAGGAGTCCCACAGATATTGATAGAGAAATATCTTAG
- the LOC106799539 gene encoding uncharacterized protein yields the protein MINSGSQYSEVVFDAINSGQQESNTHIVNEFDRHNHTFIITETQSPLETPRPPGRFRVMLQSQKCDCGEFQAKHLPCSHIMAACKSVNVDPMTYVPMIFTLQHILHIYDNSFGLLPHESMWQEYEGDQWGPDPRRKRTAKGRPVSTRIPTEMDEDENERASRKKCGFCRQHGHSRNNCPNVSSS from the coding sequence ATGATCAACTCCGGCTCACAGTATTCTGAAGTCGTCTTCGATGCAATCAATAGTGGTCAACAAGAATCTAATACACACATTGTAAATGAATTCGACAGACACAATCACACTTTTATTATAACCGAGACTCAATCCCCACTTGAAACACCCAGACCACCTGGAAGGTTTAGAGTAATGTTACAATCCCAAAAGTGTGATTGTGGTGAATTTCAGGCTAAACATTTACCGTGTTCTCACATCATGGCTGCTTGTAAATCTGTCAATGTTGATCCCATGACCTATGTGCCGATGATATTCACTTTACAACACATTTTGCACATCTACGACAACTCCTTTGGTTTATTGCCACACGAATCAATGTGGCAAGAATATGAAGGAGATCAGTGGGGTCCTGATCCAAGGAGAAAGAGGACTGCAAAGGGTCGTCCAGTTTCAACTCGCATTCCTACTGAGATGGACGAAGACGAAAATGAACGAgcaagtagaaaaaaatgtggATTTTGCCGGCAACATGGTCATAGCAGAAATAATTGTCCTAATGTATCCTCATCTTAG
- the LOC113002311 gene encoding uncharacterized protein, whose amino-acid sequence MLKRFKQLKKRLQEMIISDQWSSYKEDDVAKAKFVKDTLLNDKWWDKVDYILSFTSPIYDVLRRTDPEASSLHLVYEMWDSMIEKVKNAIYQYERKEESEGSTFYEVVHSILIDRWTKSNTHLHCLAHSLNPRYYSHKWLSEDSNRVPPHQDLELTLERLKCFKRFFLDVDVRRKVNIEFANFSDGREGFDDLDSLNDRGQMDPKAWWLVHGVNTPILQKVTLKLLAQPCSSSCCERNWSTYSFIHSLKRNKMAPHRAEDLVFVHSNLRLLSRNTPQYHQEETKMWDITGDDFGLLDDCGILKIASLSLDEPELESVFFNDDC is encoded by the exons ATGCTCAAGAGATTCAAGCAATTGAAGAAAAGACTCCAAGAGATGATCATTAGTGACCAATGGTCTTCTTATAAGGAAGATGATGTTGCAAAGGCTAAATTTGTGAAAGATACTTTGTTGAATGATAAATGGTGGGATAAGGTTGattatattctttctttcactaGCCCTATCTATGATGTTCTTAGAAGAACTGATCCAGAAGCTTCATCTCTCCATCTAGTATATGAAATGTGGGATTCAATGATTGAAAAGGTGAAGAATGCCATATATCAATAtgagagaaaggaagagagtgaAGGATCAACCTTTTATGAGGTAGTGCACTCCATATTAATTGACCGTTGGACTAAGAGTAACACTCATCTCCATTGTTTAGCTCATTCCTTAAATCCAAG atATTATAGTCATAAATGGCTAAGTGAAGATTCTAATCGAGTTCCTCCACATCAAGACTTGGAACTCACTCTTGAAAGATTAAAATGCTTCAAGAGGttctttcttgatgtggatgtaagGAGGAAAGTGAATATTGAGTTTGCCAACTTCTCGGATGGAAGAGAAGGTTTTGatgatcttgattctttaaaTGATAGAGGTCAAATGGATCCAAAAGCTTGGTGGCTAGTTCATGGCGTTAATACTCCAATACTTCAAAAGGTTACCCTTAAGCTACTTGCACAACCTTGTTCATCTTCATGTTGTGAAAGGAATTGGAGTACATATTCATTCATCCATTctttaaagagaaacaagatgGCACCACATAGAGCTGAAGATTTAGTATTTGTTCATAGCAACCTACGACTTCTCTCAAGGAATACTCCACAATATCATCAAGAGGAAACTAAAATGTGGGATATAACCGGAGATGATTTTGGATTACTTGATGATTGTGGTATTCTTAAAATTGCTAGTTTGTCTTTAGATGAACCAGAGTTAGAAAGTGTCTTTTTCAATGATGATTGCTAG
- the LOC100799994 gene encoding cinnamoyl-CoA reductase 1 → MPTDTSSVSGGEIVCVTGAGGFIASWLVKHLLEKGYTVRGTVRNPDDPKNGHLKELEGGKERLTLHKVDLFDIDSIKEALNGCHGVFHTASPVTDNPEEMVEPAVNGTKNVITAAAEAKVRRVVFTSSIGTVYMDPNTSRDALVDESFWSDLEYCKNTKNWYCYGKTVAEQTAWDVAKERGVDLVVVNPVLVIGPLLQPTINASTIHILKYLTGSAKTYVNATQAYIHVRDVALAHILVYETPSASGRYICAESSLHRGELVEILAKFFPEYPIPTKCSDEKNPRVKPYIFSNQKLKDLGLEFTPVKQCLYDTVKNLQENGHLPVPPKQEDSY, encoded by the exons ATGCCAACTGACACATCATCAGTTTCCGGCGGCGAAATCGTGTGTGTGACCGGTGCCGGCGGTTTCATAGCCTCTTGGCTTGTCAAACATCTCTTAGAGAAAGGCTACACTGTGAGAGGAACCGTGAGAAACCCAG ATGATCCGAAGAATGGTCATTTGAAAGAGTTGGAAGGAGGCAAGGAGAGGCTAACTCTGCATAAAGTTGATCTCTTCGATATTGACTCCATTAAAGAAGCTCTTAACGGTTGCCACGGTGTCTTCCACACCGCTTCTCCAGTCACCGACAACCCT GAAGAGATGGTAGAGCCAGCAGTGAATGGAACGAAGAATGTGATCACAGCAGCAGCAGAAGCAAAAGTGCGACGGGTGGTGTTCACTTCGTCAATTGGCACAGTCTACATGGACCCCAATACGAGTAGGGATGCGTTGGTCGATGAATCATTCTGGAGTGATTTGGAGTACTGCAAGAACACCAAG AATTGGTATTGCTATGGAAAGACGGTGGCAGAACAAACAGCATGGGATGTAGCAAAAGAGAGAGGGGTGGACTTGGTTGTGGTGAACCCAGTTTTGGTTATTGGACCGTTGTTGCAACCAACCATTAATGCTAGTACAATTCACATCCTAAAGTACCTTACTGGCTCTGCCAAGACTTATGTAAATGCAACTCAGGCTTACATACATGTGAGGGATGTGGCATTAGCCCACATTCTTGTTTATGAGACACCTTCAGCTTCTGGTCGATACATATGTGCCGAAAGTTCGCTGCATCGTGGTGAGCTTGTTGAAATTTTGGCCAAGTTTTTTCCCGAGTACCCAATTCCTACCAA ATGTTCAGATGAAAAGAATCCGAGAGTAAAACCCTACATATTTTCAAATCAAAAGCTGAAAGATTTGGGATTGGAATTCACCCCTGTGAAGCAGTGTCTATATGACACCGTTAAAAATCTTCAAGAGAACGGCCACCTTCCTGTCCCCCCAAAACAAGAAGACTCCTATTGA
- the NRAMP5B gene encoding metal transporter Nramp6 isoform X1 encodes MHTYYIILAVSVRSHVTRTLPFFPLFINFHKLRSRLENMTVTGSSSGQPQFIASTGGSRSFSNAPLIENSDTDQIVVPDRTSWKNLFAYIGPGFLVSIAYIDPGNFETDLQSGAQYKYELLWIILVASCAALLIQTMAANLGVVTGMHLAEHCRAEYSRVPNFILWVIAEIAVVACDIPEVIGTAFALNMLFNIPVWIGVLLTGSSTLILLALQQYGIRKLEFFIAFLVFTIAGCFMAELGYAKPVAKEVVTGLFVPKLQGHGATGLAISLLGAMVMPHNLFLHSALVLSRKIPRSVRGIKEACRFYMIESAFALTVAFLINISVISVSGAVCNSSNLSAGDQNSCQDLDLNKASFLLRNVLGKWSSKLFAIALLASGQSSTITGTYAGQYVMQGFLDLRLKSWIRNLLTRCLAIVPSLIVALIGGSAGAGELIIIASMILSFELPFALIPLLKFTSSKIKMGEHVNSITISAITWIIGSLIMGINIYYLLTSFVKLLLHVHLKIVTKVFLGILGFSGVTLYMGGIAYLVFRKNKKTTHFLAFRTSEEQQVANEQGDISMYNLPREDIVSMQLPQNSRSPTDIDREIS; translated from the exons atgcaTACATATTACATAATACTTGCAGTTTCAGTTCGATCGCATGTGACTCGGACTCTTCCATTCTTCCCCCTCTTCATTAATTTCCAC AAATTAAGGAGTAGACTAGAGAATATGACTGTGACAGGTTCATCTTCTGGGCAGCCTCAATTCATTGCCAGCACCGGTGGTAGCCGGAGCTTCTCAAATGCGCCCTTGATTGAAAACTCAGATACTGATCAAATTGTTGTGCCTGAT AGAACAAGCTGGAAAAACTTATTTGCATACATTGGGCCTGGATTTCTTGTTTCCATTGCATATATCGACCCAGGAAACT TTGAGACAGATCTTCAATCAGGGGCACAATATAAATATGAG TTACTTTGGATCATATTGGTGGCGTCATGTGCTGCACTTCTAATTCAAACAATGGCAGCTAATCTTGGGGTTGTCACTG GAATGCACCTAGCAGAGCATTGTAGAGCTGAATATTCTCGGGTGCCTAACTTTATCCTTTGGGTGATTGCTGAAATTGCCGTAGTGGCCTGTGACATTCCTGAAG TAATTGGGACAGCCTTTGCATTGAACATGCTCTTCAACATACCAGTTTGGATTGGTGTTCTTCTGACAGGATCCAGTACATTGATCCTCTTAGCATTACAGCAATATGGG ATTAGGAAACTTGAATTCTTCATTGCATTTCTAGTATTCACAATTGCTGGTTGCTTTATGGCTGAGCTTGGATATGCAAAGCCGGTGGCCAAAGAAGTTGTGACGGGTCTTTTTGTTCCAAAACTTCAGGGGCATGGTGCCACTGGTCTTGCAATTTCACTCCTTGGGGCAATGGTTATGCC CCACAATCTCTTCCTCCACTCAGCGCTGGTGCTTTCCAGGAAAATACCGCGATCAGTTCGTGGAATCAAA gaggCTTGCAGATTTTATATGATAGAAAGTGCCTTTGCTCTTACGGTGGCCTTTCTCATAAATATTTCCGTTATTTCTGTAAGTGGTGCAGTTTGCAATTCTTCAAATTTAAGTGCTGGAGATCAGAATAGCTGTCAGGATTTGGATTTGAACAAGGCCTCCTTTTTATTAAGA AATGTCTTGGGCAAATGGAGTTCAAAACTATTTGCAATTGCTTTACTTGCCTCAGGTCAAAGTTCTACTATAACAGGAACATATGCAGGGCAATATGTCATGCAG GGATTTCTTGATTTGCGACTAAAGTCATGGATTCGGAATCTGCTAACTCGTTGCTTAGCCATTGTTCCTAGTTTGATTGTTGCACTCATTGGTGGCTCTGCTGGAGCTGGGGAGCTCATCATAATTGCATCG ATGATCCTATcatttgagcttccttttgctTTGATTCCACTCCTCAAGTTCACTAGCAGCAAAATCAAGATGGGAGAACATGTCAACTCAATCAcg ATCTCGGCTATTACTTGGATCATTGGTTCCCTCATCATGGGCataaatatatactatttaTTGACTAGCTTTGTCAAATTGCTTCTGCACGTCCACTTAAAAATTGTTACTAAGGTGTTTCTTGGAATATTGGGATTTTCGGGTGTGACATTATATATGGGAGGCATTGCATATCTAGTGTTtcgcaaaaataaaaaaactacacACTTTCTGGCATTTAGAACATCGGAAGAACAGCAAGTGGCAAATGAACAAGGTGATATATCAATGTATAATCTGCCAAGAGAAGACATAGTAAGCATGCAATTGCCTCAAAATAGTAGGAGTCCCACAGATATTGATAGAGAAATATCTTAG
- the LOC121175221 gene encoding uncharacterized protein, whose product MSASSPSQAKKQDDDTKPLWTYVTKIKSVGDGGNYEIKCNICDFTFNGSYTRVRAHLLKVTGKVVRVCQKVTIDRLIDLKKIDNEATLKVEKSKTKSVSLPLVSTQHQMDTNTLGVDPKKRKTSTAENAFNLQARETLDHEIARMFYSSGLPFHLARNPHYRKAFAYAANNQISGYQPPGYNKLRTTLLQNERRHGENLLQPIKNAWSQKGVSIVSDGWSDPQRRSLINFMVVTKSGPMFLKAIDCSNEIKDKDFIAKLMREVIMEVGHSNVVQIVTDNAVVCKAA is encoded by the coding sequence ATGAGTGCTTCTAGTCCTAGTCAAGCTAAAAAACAAGATGATGATACCAAACCTTTATGGACCTAtgttacaaagataaaaagtgTAGGTGATGGTGGAAATTATGagataaaatgtaatatttgtGATTTTACCTTCAATGGGTCTTACACTAGAGTGAGGGCACACTTGTTGAAGGTGACTGGAAAGGTAGTTAGAGTTTGTCAAAAGGTAACAATTGACAGACTTATAGATTTGAAGAAGATAGACAATGAGGCAACATTAAAGGTGGAGAAGTCAAAAACAAAATCTGTATCATTGCCTCTGGTTTCTACTCAACACCAAATGGATACAAACACTCTTGGTGTTGatccaaaaaagagaaagacatCAACTGCAGAAAATGCCTTTAATTTGCAAGCTAGAGAGACACTTGATCATGAAATTGCTAGGATGTTTTACTCTTCGGGGCTGCCTTTTCATTTAGCAAGAAATCCTCATTATAGGAAGGCATTTGCCTATGCCGCCAACAATCAGATCAGTGGTTACCAACCTCCaggttataataaattaaggacAACATTACTTCAAAATGAGAGGAGACATGGGGAGAACTTGttacaaccaattaaaaatgcaTGGAGCCAGAAGGGTGTGAGCATTGTTAGTGATGGATGGAGTGACCCGCAAAGAAGATCTCTTATTAATTTCATGGTTGTCACAAAGAGTGGACCTATGTTTTTAAAGGCCATCGATTGTTCAAATGAGATCAAAGACAAGGATTTCATTGCCAAACTTATGAGGGAGGTAATTATGGAGGTTGGGCACTCAAATGTTGTGCAAATAGTGACGGATAATGCAGTCGTTTGTAAAGCAGCATGA